TTGAAAACTCATTCGAGAGTACACacgggagaaaaacctcacaagtgtgaaatttgttttaaacagtttttacaAATAAGTGATTTGAAAAGACATTCAAGAATGCACacgggagaaaaacctcacaagtgtgaaatttgttttaagcagttttcacgAATAAGTGAATTGAAAAGACATTCGTGGGTGCACacgggagaaaaacctcacaagtgtgaaatttgttttaagcagtttacagACATAAGTAGTTTGAAAACTCATTTGAGAACACACacaggagaaaaacctcacaagtgtgaaatttgttttaagcagttttcacaAAGAAGTGATTTGAAAAGACATTCGAGGGTGCACacgggagaaaaacctcacaattgtgaaatttgttttaagcagttttcatACATAAGTAATTTGAAAACTCATTTGAGAACACACacaggagaaaaacctcacaaatgtgaaatttgttttaaacgggTTTCAAAACTAAGTCATTTGAAAACTCATTCAAGAATGCACACGGGAGAAaagcctcacaagtgtgaaatttgttttaagcagtttttacAAATAAGTTATTTGAAAAGACATTCGAGGGTGCACacgggagaaaaacctcacaagtgtgtaatttgttttaagcagttttcacaAATAAGTGATTTGAAAAGACATTCGAGTGTGCACACGGGAGAAAAagctcacaagtgtgaaatttgttttaaacagttttcagAACTATGTAATTTGAAAAGACATTCGAGGGTGCACAcgggggaaaaaccttacaagtgtgaaatttgttttaagcagttttctgaCATAAGTAGTTTGAAAACTCATTTGAGAATACACACAGAAGAAAatcctcacaagtgtgaaatttgttttaaacagttttcaaaACTAAGTTATTTGAAAACTCATTCGAGAATACACacgggagaaaaacctcacaagtgtgaaatttgttttaagcagttttcacaAAAAAGTGATTTGAAAAGACATTCGAGGCTGCACacgggagaaaaacctcacaagtgtgaaatttgttttaagcagttttcagaCATAAGTAGTTTGAAAACTCATTTGAGAACACACacgggagaaaaaccttacaagtgtgaaggCGGTtctcagaaaaaaataatttgaaatcaCATTTGATAATGCACTCTGGAGGAAAACTTTGCAAATATGAAatttattttgagtatttttttcGCAAAGCTTATTTAAAAAGACATTTAGCAACTCCTGGAGGAAAATGTCACAAGTATGaagtttgttttaagcagttttcaaAACTATGTAATTTGAAAACTCATTCGATGGTACACACGGAGAAAAACCTCGAAAAGTGCGAAATTTGTCTTAAGCGGTTTTTACAAACAAGTAATTTGAGAATGCACACGGGATAAAAAGATCACAAATGTTGAATTTGTTTTAGAGCGGTTTTACAAATGAgtaatttgaaaagacattttcACAAATGGCAACGCATTCTGTAGAAAAAGTTACAATTTCTGAAACCTTATggttaaactaaaataaataaataaattgaaataatcaACTATTTGATTTTAACTATCTTGTGTTTAAATGATCGAAGACGTTAAGTGTTCATTAGATTTTcttcaataataatattaaaaatttatattatttcataaacaaaaaaatttgtgAATGTTAGTTAAATAAGTCTTCTACTGACAATCCGTTACATACATAGAGGAGTATATAAATAAATGTGTTTATGACAAAGCAAACAAACAATTATTAGTTGAGTGGTACAGAGGAGTTAGTCAATCAATTATAACaaatagatataataaaatagaatagaaatatgtatgtgtactttaaatttatattagatattaaaattacATAAACCAGCTTCACTCTGATGTTAAGAGCATAGGCGCAAAATTTCTGGCTTTTTTAAGGgcattcattttttttcgaatcctgagaaaactaacaaatatttttgaaaaatttaaacgcagaataagagattacattattaccgagggccgaaagtcccttaaaataaacaaaaagtttttttgaatgatatatttgaaattaaaaataatactaaattttctattctttttcacccctgtaacttgttaaaataaacattatagaagttttcagggacttttggccctcagtaataatgtaaggTGAAGTGGGGTAAATGTAATCTACTTTTTGATTAGTTCAACTTTCATTTATTATAACACTCTAAAGAAACGtttcaaaaatttatcaaaaaaatcataTACATTTTGAACGGTTTTGTATTCATTGTGTagagaaaaattaaataatctttaGTGTTGTTAATGTTGCATGATGTTTTttaaaatcatatcaatatatcaCATTTACCCCAGGGACCGGGGCAAATGTGAAGAAAGTTTACATTTTTGTAGTAAATATTATATTTGATAGTCTGGGGTTACTGTATAAAAATGTAATTCAAGCTCTCTACTTGTgtttttttagaatttattttgttgaaaaaatacaaaagaatttaaaattttcgaaaaCAATGTCAGaacaaaggaaataaaaatataataaaattaaacaaacctccaagttttctttcagttaatGTTGAATGTTAAAGCCTTTAAAGGTAACTGGAAATTCGTACATTCCACGTCTGTCGACGATAGGATCTGGTAGTACTTTTATAATATCCTGTTTTAGTACAGTATCAATGTCAGGATTTATTGGCCATACAAATTTGTTTCCTTGAGGTCGTGTAAATTTAACTATCCACTCATCATTCATATTTTCTGATACAATTCCCACATAATGCTTGTTTATCTTTTTTGGGCAATATTTTACCAATACCCAACATCCGACATATACATTCACACTTTTTGTTGAATTCAAATTCTCTTTGTCTTCCTCGTCATCATTTGCAGCTATTTCTACCTCTGGCTCTGATTCCAAAAGTGTATCCAGAAATTCGTCGGTGTTATCAGAATCCATGAATATTGGGGACATTGACTCATCGTCTTCGCTGCTGCTAAATGATAATGACTctcgtttatttctttttttgttctttgccTTAGTTATCTTATGAATTTTAGTACCGTTTCCTTTTTGTTGAGATTTCTGTTTTTAAACATCAATAGCTTGTTGTGATGTCAATACTTCAGATCCAAGGCATAACCGTTTCTTATTTTTGGTTGGTGCGTTTGGAAGTTGTTTTACTGTTGATAACAATAAATCTTCAAATGTTACATTCTTATTTTCAGTTAAACTTGTACATGGAATTGATTCAAGTTCGTAGACTTTGCCAgagatattttttactttatcgGATGTGGTAGTTTCGATTAGAGCATCAGGCGTAGGTTCTTTGTTTTGATAAAATACTTCTTGAGTTACTTTAGTTGGTACCAATACTTCATTACCATTTTCGTGTATAGATAATCTGGAATGTTTTATCATCTTCCACTTATTAAGCAAGCAGGGTGGAAATGATGTTTCAGGGATGACGTGCCGATTAAAAGGAATAATTCCGCATTTTTTAAAGCCGTTGATAATTACTTCGGAGTTCACCTGTTTCCAAGTTGtacacaaaaatttggaaaatatttgttttGGTAATTTTTGGCCTACATGCTGCCACTGCCAGGCAGTAAGTTTTtcatcccatttaactttaaagGATTTAAAAACAGCCAGGTCTAGTGGCTGGAATGGGGTGGCAGTTTTAGAATTATAATATGTTCTCGCATAGCGGCGTCTAACGTCTCGATATTCATATGAGTGGAATGTCTatcataaataattaatattggtCTTTCAGATGGAAGTGATGGAATTATAGTGTTTatgaagtaatttttaaaaacggCTTCTCCCATCCAACATTTTTTTGTCGCTGATCCCAAAAGTGCAAacctttataaattattaatggTGGAGCTTTTTGGCCAGCTGCATTACACATAAGAGCAATTGTGGTATTTTCTTTACCAGGAGAACTTATTGTTCTCGATGAAGGTGTATATAagtgtgaaattatttttaaacagttCAAAactaagtaatttaaaaattcattcgATGATACACGGGGGAAAACCtcacaagtgcgaaatttgtctTAAGCTGTTTTCACCAACAAGTAATTTAAAAGCTCATTCGATGATGCACACGGGGAAAAAACCTTGAAAGGTGCGAAATTTGTCTTAAGCGGTTTTTACAAACAAGTAATTTGAGAATGCACACGGGATAAAAAGATCACAAGTGTTGAATTTGTTTTGAGCGGTTTCACAAATGGTCCTTTGAAATTTGAAAGGTCCTTTATCAGTAATTCGTAACTCTTCTCTTCGCGCATAGAACTCATCCACAACTTTTTTCTATTCGTTCCTGTATCGGTTCGTCTTGCTTACTTTTCATTTTCTTTCCAAACAATATATTAAAGTGTATGCAGTCTTCttttgattatatattttttaagaaaacgCCGTTTGGAAAATTCCTCAAATTTCGACGAATAGCCAAGTAGTTTTTTGGCTATTCGTAGTTTACAGATTAAATCTTTccctttacaaatttttatattttggtttttattttaggaTTTTCCCAAAATGAAAGTACGTTGGAGATAATGAAAACATTACCCGGATATTTATGTCATAACGAACAACTTATGAGTCGGCCTACTGAAGgaaagtgcgaaatttgtttaaaatctttttctcGAAAAGACCAATACATCATACATTTACAAACGCACACTGATCAAAAAcagtacaagtgtgaaatttgttttaggaCGTTTTCGCAAATTCctaatttgaaaagacatttgaaggtgcacactggagaaaaacattacaagtgtgaaatttgttttaagcagttttcaaAACTAAGTAATTTGAAAATTCATTCGATGATACACacgggagaaaaacctcacaagtgtgaaatttgttttaagcagttttcagaCATAAGTAGTTTGAAAACTCATTTGAGAACACACacaggagaaaaacctcacaagtgtgaaatttgttttaaacagtttttaaaacTAAGTAATTTGAAAAGGCATTCGAGAGTGCACATTGGgcaaaacctcacaagtgtgata
The genomic region above belongs to Diabrotica undecimpunctata isolate CICGRU chromosome 8, icDiaUnde3, whole genome shotgun sequence and contains:
- the LOC140447998 gene encoding uncharacterized protein isoform X6; this encodes MEVKLEIKEEIEDHGHRCMENRPSTSIDLDGCKNKVEETHYSVMKGKLEIKEEFEDHEHRSMENQLSTLIDLEDCKNEHFKNDEEESNYSVMENKLEIKEEFDEPEHLCMENQLSTSIDLDNCENKPEETNYSGFSQNESTLEIMKTLPGYLCHNEQLMSRPTEGKCEICLKSFSRKDQYIIHLQTHTDQKQYKCEICFRTFSQIPNLKRHLKVHTGEKHYKCEICFKQFSKLSNLKIHSMIHTGEKPHKCEICFKQFSDISSLKTHLRTHTGEKPHKCEICFKQFLKLSNLKRHSRVHIGQNLTSVIFVLNSFKN
- the LOC140447998 gene encoding uncharacterized protein isoform X1; this translates as MEVKLEIKEEIEDHGHRCMENRPSTSIDLDGCKNKVEETHYSVMKGKLEIKEEFEDHEHRSMENQLSTLIDLEDCKNEHFKNDEEESNYSVMENKLEIKEEFDEPEHLCMENQLSTSIDLDNCENKPEETNYSGFSQNESTLEIMKTLPGYLSNNQQLMSRPAEGKCEICLKSFSRKDQYIIHLQTHTDQKQYKCEICFRTFSQIPSLERHLKVHTEEKHYKCEICFKQFSQISNLKTHSRVHTGEKPHKCEICFKQFLQISDLKRHSRMHTGENPHKCEICFKQFSKLSNLKTHSRVHTGEKPHKCEICFKQFLQISDLKRHSRMHTGEKPHKCEICFKQFSRISELKRHSWVHTGEKPHKCEICFKQFTDISSLKTHLRTHTGEKPHKCEICFKQFSQRSDLKRHSRVHTGEKPHNCEICFKQFSYISNLKTHLRTHTGEKPHKCEICFKRVSKLSHLKTHSRMHTGEKPHKCEICFKQFLQISYLKRHSRVHTGEKPHKCVICFKQFSQISDLKRHSSVHTGEKAHKCEICFKQFSELCNLKRHSRVHTGEKPYKCEICFKQFSDISSLKTHLRIHTEENPHKCEICFKQFSKLSYLKTHSRIHTGEKPHKCEICFKQFSQKSDLKRHSRLHTGEKPHKCEICFKQFSDISSLKTHLRTHTGEKPYKCEGGSQKKII